One Brassica oleracea var. oleracea cultivar TO1000 chromosome C7, BOL, whole genome shotgun sequence genomic window carries:
- the LOC106304030 gene encoding uncharacterized protein LOC106304030, which translates to MAGLRWREWWNTMAFPTRRIWNRFTVRVGLRHSGLLRLQNDVSSCEYEDIHIMWNLLHKIEDPTPTPTRVARIKQRKKACWNLFGSYLCQRF; encoded by the exons ATGGCCGGCCTGAGATGGAGAGAGTGGTGGAACACGATGGCGTTCCCTACCCGGCGAATCTGGAATCGTTTTACCGTTCGCGTCGGATTACGCCACAGTG GACTCTTGAGGTTACAAAACGACGTGAGTTCTTGCGAGTACGAAGACATACACATCATGTGGAATCTGTTACACAAGATTGAAGATCCGACACCAACACCAACACGTGTTGCACGAATCAAACAAAGGAAGAAAGCTTGTTGGAATCTCTTCGGTTCATATCTTTGCCAAAGATTCTGA
- the LOC106305370 gene encoding uncharacterized protein LOC106305370: MTVAVWDIRVGKSHALAFNAQKDVNVISSNRFFCQASSGNKQLTIWDLSLEKDEEAKAEFKAYTKEQLSKLKRLKTCLLSFLSFTSFFFQENQGQGLEGTSLAQPDSRDDHLNCFRWFQQF, encoded by the exons ATGACTGTTGCAGTTTGGGATATCCGAGTTGGGAAGTCGCATGCATTAGCTTTCAATGCACAAAAAGATGTGAATGTCATCTCATCGAACAGGTTCTTCTGCCAAG CCTCTTCTGGCAATAAGCAGCTCAC GATATGGGATTTATCCTTAGAGAAGGATGAAGAAGCGAAAGCAGAGTTCAAAGCATATACCAAGGAACAACTGAGCAAGTTAAAACGCCTCAAGACTTGCCTTCTTAGCTTCCTTTCTTTCACCAG TTTTTTTTTCCAAGAAAATCAGGGACAAGGACTTGAAGGAACTTCACTGGCACAACCAGATTCCAGGGATGATCATCTCAATTGCTTCCGATGGTTTCAACAGTTTTGA